In Nitrospira sp., one genomic interval encodes:
- a CDS encoding CHAD domain-containing protein, whose amino-acid sequence MTSPQFTDTGATGATQALLERARSYQATVLTLLRQVTQKGCPAKTVHAIRTHCRRLQALLELSGEEERAAVMAKSVRRLSKLRALQVFRQYLEKIDAPRADLVQIDARIERRHRRLVQVDAYRKITQALQQQGLPQEHRSEAWLRQRAKDLRHTQADALQVLFVHIAEKPRRKRLHALRLLLKTIRYQAEALPDQSAEIQEMVTKLRQAQTSLGRYEELADFARWGKRWELKRSLRIKRDWKRARTKARAAATELTWLVDILRGGAAD is encoded by the coding sequence TGCTCGAACGAGCACGCAGCTATCAGGCCACCGTCCTCACACTATTGCGCCAAGTCACGCAGAAGGGCTGCCCCGCGAAAACGGTCCATGCGATTCGAACCCATTGCCGCCGACTGCAAGCCCTGCTGGAACTGTCCGGAGAAGAGGAACGCGCGGCGGTGATGGCCAAGAGCGTCCGTCGCCTGAGCAAGCTCAGAGCGTTGCAGGTGTTTCGGCAATACTTAGAGAAGATCGACGCCCCTCGAGCGGATCTGGTCCAGATCGACGCGCGGATCGAACGACGGCACCGGCGTCTTGTGCAGGTCGACGCGTACCGAAAAATCACACAGGCCCTGCAACAACAGGGGCTGCCGCAAGAGCATCGCTCCGAAGCGTGGTTGCGACAACGGGCCAAGGATCTCCGGCACACGCAAGCGGATGCGCTGCAGGTGCTCTTCGTCCATATTGCGGAGAAGCCGCGCCGTAAGCGACTCCATGCCTTGCGACTCCTGCTCAAAACCATTCGGTACCAGGCCGAAGCGCTGCCGGACCAGTCCGCCGAGATCCAGGAGATGGTGACGAAGCTGAGACAGGCGCAAACCAGCTTGGGCCGCTACGAGGAATTGGCGGACTTCGCCCGTTGGGGTAAGAGGTGGGAATTGAAGCGCTCTCTGCGGATTAAGCGGGATTGGAAGCGGGCGAGGACGAAAGCGCGAGCTGCCGCAACGGAGCTGACATGGCTGGTGGACATATTACGTGGCGGCGCTGCCGATTGA
- a CDS encoding Gfo/Idh/MocA family oxidoreductase, which yields MKQIIQNFRSGTLKVDEVPPPSLRGNGLLVLNEASLISPGTEKSTVQVAQKNLVGKAMDRPDMVRKVLAAVQKDGLRDTVKRVFQRLDTPVALGYSCAGTVVEASRDADRFSVGDRVACAGQNYASHAEMVYVPKNLCVKIPEAVDFEDASFVTLGAIALQGVRQAEPRLGDRIAVIGLGLLGQLTVQLLKASGCRVLGSDLDPSKLQLARQFGADLTTTPAEILEASATFSEGHGVDAVIITASTKDNGPVEVAGDIARKKGRVVVVGAVGMNLPREPYYKKELELRLSMSYGPGRYDHQYEEHGRDYPFGYVRWTEQRNMQAFLELVAERKVLLKPLITHRFPIEQAESAYALMMEGATPYIAMVITYPSDRTRNLPRRVEVGAGQAAKAVTVGIIGAGNHVKDMLLPPLQSMGNVAIRGICTASGITAKTLAGKITAAYCTSDHQSILEDSAINSVLIGTRHDSHASMVVKSLLADKHVFVEKPLCLTEEELAEIRSTYEKKAADGLQLMVGFNRRFSPHAKEAQAFFASRSNPLAMLYRVNAGRIPPDHWVQDPVVGGGRILGEVCHFVDYMQALCGSPPVSVFASRVGRHSSGITEDQCSLTLTFGDGSLGTIVYTAEGNSGLPKERFEAHTDGKSLTMDDFTETHCYAAGKTRVFKTPKRDKGFTEEMTRFVQAVERGLPPVIPFEQVEAVTRACLLAVRSLQSGSAYQL from the coding sequence ATGAAGCAAATCATTCAAAATTTCCGTTCTGGGACATTGAAGGTGGATGAGGTTCCTCCGCCTTCCCTACGCGGAAACGGGTTGCTCGTCCTTAACGAGGCGTCACTGATCAGCCCAGGGACCGAAAAGTCGACCGTTCAGGTTGCTCAGAAGAATCTCGTGGGGAAGGCCATGGACCGACCGGATATGGTGAGAAAAGTCCTCGCCGCGGTTCAGAAGGATGGGCTGAGGGATACGGTCAAGCGAGTCTTTCAACGTTTGGACACCCCGGTGGCGCTCGGCTACAGCTGCGCGGGAACCGTGGTGGAGGCCAGCCGCGACGCGGATCGCTTTTCCGTCGGCGATCGGGTGGCCTGTGCCGGGCAGAACTATGCCTCACACGCAGAGATGGTCTATGTCCCGAAAAATCTCTGTGTGAAGATCCCGGAGGCCGTCGATTTTGAGGACGCGTCGTTTGTCACGCTCGGCGCCATCGCCCTGCAGGGCGTCCGTCAGGCTGAGCCTCGGCTCGGCGACCGCATCGCCGTCATCGGGCTCGGCCTCCTGGGGCAACTCACCGTGCAGTTGTTGAAGGCCTCGGGCTGCCGAGTGCTCGGCTCGGACCTCGATCCTTCGAAACTGCAGCTGGCCCGACAATTCGGCGCGGATCTGACCACGACTCCAGCTGAGATCCTGGAGGCCTCGGCGACCTTCTCCGAAGGCCATGGCGTGGACGCCGTGATCATTACGGCCAGCACCAAAGACAACGGTCCGGTCGAAGTCGCCGGGGACATTGCCCGCAAGAAGGGGAGAGTGGTGGTCGTCGGCGCCGTCGGCATGAACCTGCCGCGAGAACCCTATTACAAAAAGGAACTGGAACTGCGCCTCTCCATGTCCTATGGCCCCGGTCGCTACGACCACCAGTACGAAGAACATGGGCGCGATTATCCCTTCGGCTATGTCCGCTGGACCGAGCAACGGAACATGCAGGCGTTTCTGGAGTTGGTTGCCGAACGGAAGGTCCTGCTCAAGCCGCTCATCACCCATCGGTTTCCGATCGAGCAAGCCGAATCGGCCTATGCCCTGATGATGGAAGGCGCCACCCCCTACATCGCGATGGTGATCACCTATCCGTCTGATCGCACCAGAAATTTGCCGCGCAGGGTCGAGGTCGGAGCGGGGCAGGCTGCGAAGGCGGTGACCGTAGGCATCATCGGCGCGGGCAACCATGTGAAAGATATGCTGTTGCCGCCGCTCCAGAGCATGGGGAACGTGGCCATTCGTGGCATCTGTACCGCTTCGGGCATCACCGCCAAAACCCTGGCCGGAAAGATCACCGCCGCCTACTGCACGAGCGACCACCAGTCGATCTTGGAGGATAGCGCGATCAACAGCGTGCTGATCGGGACCCGCCACGACAGCCACGCCTCGATGGTCGTCAAGTCGCTGCTCGCCGACAAACATGTGTTCGTCGAAAAACCGCTCTGCCTGACGGAAGAGGAGTTGGCGGAGATTCGATCGACCTATGAGAAGAAGGCCGCCGACGGGCTGCAGCTGATGGTAGGGTTCAATCGGCGATTTTCGCCCCATGCGAAGGAAGCGCAGGCCTTCTTCGCGTCCCGCAGCAATCCGCTCGCGATGCTCTATCGCGTCAATGCCGGCCGCATCCCCCCGGACCATTGGGTGCAAGACCCCGTTGTCGGCGGTGGGCGTATTCTCGGAGAAGTCTGCCACTTCGTGGATTACATGCAGGCCCTCTGCGGGTCGCCGCCGGTCTCCGTCTTCGCGTCCCGAGTCGGGCGTCACAGCTCCGGCATCACCGAGGACCAATGCAGCCTGACCCTCACGTTCGGCGATGGCTCCCTCGGCACGATCGTCTATACGGCCGAAGGCAATTCCGGGCTGCCGAAGGAACGTTTCGAGGCCCATACAGACGGGAAATCCCTCACGATGGATGATTTCACCGAGACGCATTGCTATGCGGCAGGGAAGACCCGTGTCTTCAAGACGCCGAAACGGGACAAGGGATTTACGGAGGAGATGACCCGTTTCGTGCAAGCCGTCGAACGGGGGTTGCCGCCTGTAATTCCGTTCGAGCAGGTCGAGGCGGTGACCCGAGCCTGCCTCCTGGCCGTCAGGAGCCTGCAGTCCGGCTCCGCCTATCAGCTGTAG